Proteins encoded in a region of the Octopus sinensis linkage group LG8, ASM634580v1, whole genome shotgun sequence genome:
- the LOC118764400 gene encoding histone-lysine N-methyltransferase SETMAR-like: MDRSTIHIVYEYVFCRGTSTSETAGNINKVFGEDVTNERTVCQWFQKFRSGDFTLENQPRGRPQTKVDNDELQTVVEMDTSQTTHSNSHCSQPSVFLSPVKELESLDLQPRYS; this comes from the exons aTGGATAGATCAACCATTcatattgtttatgaatatgtgttttGTCGTGGAACCAGTACATCAGAGACAGCTGGAAACATCAAtaaggtgtttggtgaagatgtgacgAATGAGCGCACTGTATGTCAATGGTTTCagaagttccggtctggtgacttCACTCTTGAAAATCAACCCCGTGGTAGACCtcagaccaaggtggataatgatgagttGCAAACTGTAGTGGAAatggatacatctcaaactacgc ATTCAAACAGTCATTGCAGCcaaccttcagtttttctaagccccgtgAAAGAACTTGAAAGTTTGGACCTCCAGCCAAGATATTCGTGA